AGCCATGCAATCAACACTACTCTGGGGCCTCCTTGCCTCGTCGCCTCTCCTGGCTGACGCGCTTGGCCGCTCGACGACAAAAACAGCCACCAAGACGGTGTTTCTGCCTCCCCGTCAGACTGGCACCGTTAAAAACATCTAcgcatccatcatcaccgaggaggaaTCCAAGACCGAGTACCTCCTCGCCTGCCAAACCAATTTTAAGTCGCCATACACTTGCGGAGGCGAATTTACGGGCATCACTGTCACATACGAAAAGTCCATGGTGGACGTCTCATTCAATACGACCACTTACGACTGCGAATTGGGATCTGCGGCTGTCTGTGCGACAAAGACGCAATCCTCAGGTGACGGAGCGACCACTACCCTGGCTCCCAGCGAGAGCTCCGCTTGGATGACGCCTATTACGGTTCTCGAagtccagaagaagaagacgatcaagaagaagtcgacCGCTACTGCTGCGCCGACAGCGGGATCTAGTTCCAAGCACTGCAAGCGCAAGGTTCACGGAAGCTCTGGCGGAGATTCGAGCTCGGGAGGCTCTAGCGGAAGCAGCGGTAGCTCCAGCGGCAGCTCTGGCGGCAGCGACTCGGATGCAAGCGACGGCACGAGCTCCGGCACCAAGACAGGCAGCGGTTCCAGTaccagcgacgacgatgatacCACCACCAGCCAAAGCAGTAAgagcaagaacaagaacgacgacgatggctgCTCGGGTGCCTCTAAGCTTACTGGAACCTGGGGTCTCTTGGGTCTGGCGCTGAGTGGCTACATGGTTGCCAACTTGTAGGAGGTAGAACGGGCGTAAAGCGATGTGATTTCGTTGTCCATATTTAGCATTCAGCGACTAGATTTTCCCCCAGCGGCATATGACTGTAATTTAATTTGTCTTCTCCACAGTTTACTGTTATCCTATTGATTTTTGTATTGCGAGTGAGGGAACTCGAAAAGCCATCTGATCCAGAGAGATAACATTGGAAAACGTCCTTACACAAGCTGCACACCTGGTCACATGGTAAGATATGTAGGTTTGAGTCCTGTACAATATTGTGCTGGGTCTATACATGGTCTATGGTCTATAGTCTATCCAGGTATTCCTGCCAACCTCCCACTCTATGACCACCCAATTCTAAACAGTTCATATCCGCTTTCATCTCCACGCCCTACGCCGCTACGTTTATCCAACCTCTCGCGCTCCAGAATCTCAAGTCTACGCCCTGACTTGCCTCGAGGTCGGTCTGATGCCGTAAAGGCGGCCTCAACTGTGTTTAAGATGCCGGCAAACTTGCCCTCGGAGCGGATCGTGATTAGCATCCAGAATGTTCCGTCATCCGAGAGGAGTTGGGTTGCGCAGTGACACAGCAAGCGTGCGTGCTCGGGGGCATAAACTACGTCGGTTGCCAAGAGCATCGTGGCTGGCACATCGAATGGATGTTCATGTGAAGGACTGGCCCAGTCGAGAGGGAAGGTGCTGATCGAGGAAGGACCATCTTTGGGGTAGTTGAGTGCAATATTTGATTGCAGGTTGTCAAGGACGGCAGGGTGATAGTCGGTGGCGATTATCTTTGAGTCTCTCACGCCCAGGGATGGGAGCAGCTTTCCGAGGGCAAGGCTCACAAGTCCTGTACCAGCCCCAAGCTCGATAATGCGTGTATCTGACGTCGAAGGAATATCTTGAAGCCCAAACCGTGCTGGTGAGGTGCACATGATTTCGGAGAAAACTATAGACGCTCCCCAGCTCTGCAGTCCGACGTCTTGGTAGTCCGTATCAGTCGTGCCCGCAAGTTCGTCGTTCAGTCGCACTTTGATTTTTCCCTTGGCCTGTCCTGGGATATGTGTATCGAAAGAAAAGTTTCTCGTAAATGATGTGTCTTGTTCATCTTCGTCCACGGCCGGCGTGAATAGAGACTCAAAGATATACGCGGCCTGGTCGACAGCCCGTTGGCTTGATTCTTCAGAAGTGAAGATGGAAAGGGTCTCGGCACGCGAGATGAAGCCCGTTAACCAGCGCTCCACGAACGATCTCTCAAATGCATCCGCGCGGAGAGTGGTGATAGTCTGCTTGGAGTCATTTgcgtcttcgtcttcgttgCCAGATGTGTAACCGGAATCCACGTCGAGTTGAGTGACGTCGTGCTTTGCCTGTGAGCTGAGTTCCTGAGAAAAGGGAAACGACAAGGGACAATAGATGGCAGCCAACTGGTGCAGGGCGTTAAAGACATTTGTCTCGGAGAGCTTAGTCAAGGTGAACAGGGGTGGCAAGCTGCTCGAAGGCGGCTGCAGGGCGCTAGAAGAGCTCATCTTGTCGATTAACTTCAGAGATGTCTTTGTATTGGATCCGAGATGGCAATTCCGAGCAGAAAAAGGTCGAGAAATTTTGTGTAGGTCTAGAAAGTGGGTGAGATGCGGGCGCGCTACCTTAAATAGGTCTAAGCCCGGTGCCCTAAATTGAAGCTATCATGAAAATTTTCTGGCCAAGTTGCTGATTAGAGACTGACTCGATGGGTCCGTCTTGGTCCCACGTGCTCCACCGTTAGGCTAAAAGGCTTTGATTCTGGAGCGTTTCATTATTTGTTTCTCTTTGGCGGTTCTGAATTTTGCTCAAGGTTGTGCATCGGGTTGCATTGTTGTGTGAGGTTAAGACTCACACAGAAGTTGCAACTACTTCAATCCCAGAGAACAGTTGGAATAGCCGGTTGAGGCGAGCGAATCTGTTCTGTTTGATTAGTTGCAAACTTAAGATTATGATTTTAGCACGATTTTGTTACTGCCGTGCTATTCTCCAGCTTTGTGTGCCTGTTATGATTGGCTTCTCGTCTGGAGATACTACTAGTCGGCCATAGTAGGAAGTGAGAAAGGTGCATGGACACAATTGCTTGAACCATGAAACTAGATAATAATACTTGACTTCTGTTATGTCGCATCCATGTCCTCTTAATTGTGTCGTTTCTACGCACAATGCGTTGTTATTAACGTGAGCCATCTTGTTGGAACGGATCGAACAGTTCCTCCGCATTCCGGAATCGCCCTTCACTAGTCTCGGGTCAAGGATCTACCACAAACCATGACTGAGCAATCTTACAAACAATGCCGGGCCTAGTCACAGCATGAGCGAATTACAGCGGCCAACCTCAACCTTACCAGGGGCCTCGTACCATTCATCCACGTGTTCATGCCATCATGAGGCTCTTTTAAGATAACCATAACTCTATCGATCGCGCTACGGAAGCGATCCGCCGCCCACGCCACAAAATACGAACCTAGCTCGGTCAGATGCCGTTATTCCCTGGACCAGAAGGTCCTTGAAAAGGGAAACTAGAGTGCCAAGCATTAGGCATAGACCAGTCAAGGCAATAGTTCGCAATCAATCTTCTTGTCGGATCCAGCGGACTGGGTCCTCGCGTGCAGAAAGGATCCATTTCTCATGGCGCAAAATGGATTCTCGATGGCGTTATCGCGACATGGGCCCATCCTTCCGCCCGTCATTCCCGACGTATTCTTCCCAATCTGGCGAAATCTCAATCAAGCTTATTTTCAAGCGTTTCATTAAGCCTAGATAGCGTTCATGTCGTCATTTTCGCGATGCTCTGTTGGTCGAAAGGTGCAGCGGTTCCCATGTATCCGGCTCGTTATGTAGCTGTCATGAGTGAGAGCAGTGTCGTATCCATCAGACCATGGTTCTTGGCATGGAATCCTATAAGAATGGGGTTTCATCACCTTGTTTGAATCTGTACTCTTATCTCATgttccatcgccatcatgggtAACGAAACGCAGACACAGACCAAAGTCGAGAGGGTGCTGAACGGCAAGACGGTGACTGAAAAGTATGCCGACGTGACCCTGCGCTTGATCGAGGAGCATGGTGACCATGTTGCTCCTCTCACTCCCGAACATGCCGCCAAAGTCAAGAGGAAGCTTTACCTGCGACTTATGGGGCTGCTGTCGATGATCAACATTATGCTATTTGTCCGTTTTATACCCCAGATGACCGACATGGCCACTGACAAATGGTGCAGATTGACAAGTCCACCCTGGGATATGCAGCAATCCTTGGTCTTTTCGAAGAGACGGGCATCTCTCAGGCTCAATATAACAACCTGAACACCATGTTCTACGTTGGTAGGTTGAATACCCTGCCGAAAAAGACCACGTCTAACGCTACTAGGGTACCTCGCCTTCCTGTGGCCAGGCCATTACCTCATGCAACGGCTCCCCTTCGGCAAGTTCGTGGCTGGTATCATCTTTTCATGggccgtcgtcatcttccttcACTGTGTAGCAACTCGATATGCAGGACTCATCGTGCTCCGTCTGGCCTTGGGAGCTGCTGAAGGAGTGGTTGTCCCCGCTATCGAAATAACTATTGGCATGTTCTTCAACCGCCAAGAACAATCTTTCTTGCAGCCCGTGCTTTGGATCACATGCCAAGGCGCCCCCATTGTGGCTGGTTTCGTCGCATATGGCCTCCTTTGGAGCAGCGGGCCTGTTCTCCCTTGGAAGCTACTCCATGTGGTCACCGGTGGTATTACTCTACTGCTTTCCATTTGGGTCTGGTTTGACTATCCCAACAACCCTGCTGAGGCTAGGTTCTTGACACTCGAGGAAAAAGTGCACGTGGTCAGACGCGTCCACGAGTCTCAGCAAAGTTCGATCGAACAGAAGCAGTTCAAGCGCTCGCAGTTTATCGAAACCATGAAAGACCCAGTATCTTGGTTGTTTGCGCTCCAGGCATTCACCCTGATGTACTGCAACAACCTCACCTATGGCCAGAAGAATCTGCTCGTTACGTCCCTTGGAGTCACTCCTCTCGAGTCTACCCTGGTTGCGGTTGCAGGTGGCGGCTTTGGTATTCTCAACTGCGTCGTCGCAGCGTTTGCACTAAGACGCTTCCCTGGCAACTttgcactgcactgcactcTCTGGTGCTTGCCAGCTATTGCTGGTGGTATTGGAATGGTTACTGTACCCTGGGATCGAACCATTTCCTTGCTCGCCTGTATGTTCCTGGCGGCTCATACATATGGTGTTGCATACATCATCGCTTTGGGATGGACAAACTCTTCTGCCGCCGGATATACAAAGAAACTGACCAGAAACGTCATGTTCATGATCGGATATAGCGCTGGAAATCTCGTGTCCCCCCAGATCTGGGTCCCTTCAGCCAGACCCAGGTACTACGGAGCTTGGGCCTCCATGATTGTCGTCAGTTGGTTTGGGACGCCTGTCATTCTGTGGGTCATCCACTTCATCCTGGCCCGCAGAAACAAGGTCAGGAAAGAAAGGCTAGCCGAGCTCAGCGACCAGGATGGCAGTGGCTATGTCGAGCAGCTGGATGAGAATGGGCAGatggtcaaggtcaaggttgaggttgCAATGCTGGACTTGACTGACATGGAGAATGAGAACTTTATCTATCCGCTGTGAGAGAAGCTTAGCGGGAGAGGCAGAGCTTGATCTCATACAGCCTAATGATGAAGTAGATCATTCGAGAAATGTTCGAATAACCATCCCCAACCTTAATGCGACATCCCTGGTGAACGCGGTGACCCATGGCAATGGTGGCGGTACCCTTGATCAGGGGTTAAGCTAAATGTAGTACAGATGTCTGACCAGTCTTGTGAGAATCGGAATTAGCCTTGCCGATTGAGCTTGGCAGAAACACCAGGCGGCTTAGATGTGGTGACACAGGAGGACAAGGTACGCGCACTCTCACCGGAAAAAGGGCTTGGCCTTTCAAACAAGGTATTTGGTCCGTGTTTCATGTTCCTGTGCCACGTGAAACATGATAACGGGACGAAATTTTAAGGGGAAACTGTGGGGGAGACTAAGAAGCCTATTTACTTGGCGAGGTCAATTTTCCTCCAATACCTGCCATTACCATAAAGCCGAAGATATTATAAGACCTGCTGCGATGTCAGCCTTGGATAGGTCAAAGCATCTTCATTCATTGTGTTTCGCTCTTTAGTCTACATTCGTTTGTCTCTTTGTTCAGTATCCTCGATAATTCAGCACTTGGGCAGGCCTCAGTGCATTTGGTAATACCCTTTGGCTTTATTCTTGACCATTTCTATCCTTTCAAAATGCTCGCCCAAGTCGCCTCTGTCTTTCTCGCCGCTGCCTCTGTGGCAACTGCTCAGTCTGTCGTTGGAACTGCCTATGGATTTGCAAGCGGTGTCACTGGCGGTGGCGCTGCTGCAGCCGCTACCCCTTCCTCTGCTGAGCAGCTCGCCGAGTGGCTCTCGGACGATACCGAGAGAGTGATTGTTATTGACAAGGAGTACGACTTTACTGGAACTACTGCGACTGGCGCGGGATGTGATCGCATCagctgcagctcctccaacGGTGGCCAGCTTTACCTTGGAGATCTCTCTTGTGGAGGCTCAGATAACACTGCTGTCAGCTCCATCAGCTACGATACCGCCGGTACCAGCGCTCTGCCCGTCGGAAGCAACAAGAGCATCATCGGTACCAACGGCAAGGGtgttctcaagggcaagggtcTGTCGCTCCAGAAGGGCGCCAGCAACGTCATCATCCAGGGTATTGAATTCACCGACATCAACCCCGGAATTGTCTGGGGTGGCGATGCTCTCGACCTTCAGGGTGGAAACGATGGTGTCTGGGTCGACCACTGCAAGTTCTCTCTCGTCGGCCGCATGTTTGTCGTCTCTCACTACGATGGATCCCGCCTCACGCTCTCCAACAACGAATTTGACGGTGTCACCACTACTTCTGCTTCTTGCAACGGTAACCACTACTGGACCATGATGTTCATTGGTGAGGGAGACCAGGTTACCTTGGACAAGAACTACTTCCACGATGTCTCCGGACGTGCTCCCAAGCTTGGCGCTGATGGCGTTACCTGCACGTTCCAGGCCTCCAACAACTTGTTCAGCAACATGAAGGGACACGCCTTTGACGGTTACAACGGTGCCACTGCTCTCATCGAGGGTAACGCATTCGAGTCTGTCAACACCCCCATCACTGAGAGTGGCGCCTCTGTGTCGACTTTCTTCAATGTCCCTGACGAGTCGGCTGCCAGCTCCTGCGAGTCATCTCTCGGCAGAGCTTGTGCCATCAACAGTGTCGACTCGAGCAGCGGTGACTGGCCATCTCTCTCTGGCTCCGGCGCCTTGTCGACCTGGTCCAACCTGAAGGAGTACCTTGTCGAGCCTGTTGCTGCTTCTGAGGTTTCGAGCCTTGTCAAGGGCGGAGCTGGCCCTGCTAACCTCGGAGCCGCCTCTAGCACTGACAAGACTGAGTCCGACGCGACCGAACCATCGACTGTTGAGAGCAGCCCCGCCgtggaggaggcagagaagaCTGAAGACgcccctgctgctgccgccacTTCTGAAGCAGCTGCACCTGTTGAAACCGCACCTGCTGAGACTGCTCCTGCTGAGGCCGCCCCTGTCGAGAGCGCTCCCGCTGAGACTGGCTCTGACAGCGCCGGCTCCGACTCTGGCAGTGAGGTTGCGCAATGGGGACAGTGTGGCGGACTCCACTTCACTGGCCCTACCAAGTGCGCGCCTGGAACCTCATGCGTCGCCCACAACGACTATTACTCGCAGTGCGTTAGCTCCGCCACCAGGCGTATGAAGAGGGCTCTCCGTGCCAAGTACTAGACGGACGATCTGGTCACCTCTTTGAGGGTATCCTATGATGCCATTCCCCCCACATCTCCGGATGCATTTTTGTCAGTATAGTTTAATACTTAGGTTCAAGAACCGTATATAGTTGTACAAAAGGCCAATATTTCGCACCCATATGGACACTTAGTCAGGTGAATGTTTGTTTCCTGCCGCATCTATTTCCTGCCGCATCTAGTTTCCCTGATTTCAAGACAATTTGCCAAGGCTCAGCTCTCTGGCGCTCGAAGACAGATGGTAGCTAAAATAAATGGGGTTGAGGTCTTGACGGGACATCCAAGTGCCGAGGAAACTTGACGTGCCCAGCAGGTATTTGGTGGGGTCTCGAGATCGGCCATCCCCGTCAATTGGTCCTTAAGTGACGGGGATGGGCGATTTGGAGGCCCCAGCAAGTATGCAATTACAGTAGGAGCCTCATTGCCAGCAACGGCGAGGCGAGGTCTCTTGCCGAATGTCTGATAAGCAATTGATCACTGCCAAGCCAAGGAAGCAAGGAGCTGTGTCTTGATAGGATCATAACGCTGTCTCCCCGCTTAACAGACTGATAATGCGGCCGCTAACACCAGTagcctctcctccagctcgcTCGGTTCTCCACATTGACAATGACCTGTTATCCTTGGAGGGCGCACTTCTCAGAATTGACAAGCGGGGTAAACTTAGCCCGC
This genomic interval from Fusarium keratoplasticum isolate Fu6.1 chromosome 9, whole genome shotgun sequence contains the following:
- a CDS encoding CBM1 domain-containing protein, with amino-acid sequence MLAQVASVFLAAASVATAQSVVGTAYGFASGVTGGGAAAAATPSSAEQLAEWLSDDTERVIVIDKEYDFTGTTATGAGCDRISCSSSNGGQLYLGDLSCGGSDNTAVSSISYDTAGTSALPVGSNKSIIGTNGKGVLKGKGLSLQKGASNVIIQGIEFTDINPGIVWGGDALDLQGGNDGVWVDHCKFSLVGRMFVVSHYDGSRLTLSNNEFDGVTTTSASCNGNHYWTMMFIGEGDQVTLDKNYFHDVSGRAPKLGADGVTCTFQASNNLFSNMKGHAFDGYNGATALIEGNAFESVNTPITESGASVSTFFNVPDESAASSCESSLGRACAINSVDSSSGDWPSLSGSGALSTWSNLKEYLVEPVAASEVSSLVKGGAGPANLGAASSTDKTESDATEPSTVESSPAVEEAEKTEDAPAAAATSEAAAPVETAPAETAPAEAAPVESAPAETGSDSAGSDSGSEVAQWGQCGGLHFTGPTKCAPGTSCVAHNDYYSQCVSSATRRMKRALRAKY